A portion of the Aquicoccus sp. G2-2 genome contains these proteins:
- a CDS encoding deoxyribodipyrimidine photo-lyase, whose product MSGSILWFRRDLRLSDHRALRAACETGPVYPLFIRDAAVDRLGAAPKWRLEAGLARLAGALDAAGSRLILRSGDALDVLQALIEETGAEAVHWHRLYDRQARARDERVKTTLTAYGIKAQSHAGHLLFEPWQVQTAAGAGFKVFTPFWKAMRGRDPGTPLLRPPRIGAPDVWPESEALESWGLGRAMQRGAAIVARYEDPGEAAAQARLEAFTDGAMAGYGQSRDALGESEGSSGLSGYLSLGEVSARQVWAAAFGSEPGPESRRGARPGGEGFLRQLGWREFAWHLLFHSPDMPDTPWRPGWADFPWQETSPAAQAWTRGQTGVDLVDAAMRELYVTGRMQNRARMVVASYLTKHLMVDWRFGQRWFEDCLTDWDVASNALGWQWVAGCGPDAAPFFRIFNPERQAAKFDPDGRYRQRWLAEGQARPPATALAFFEAVPKHWRLHPDMPRPAPAVTLRQGRERALAAWRATRG is encoded by the coding sequence TTGAGTGGATCAATCCTGTGGTTCCGGCGCGATCTGCGGCTGTCGGATCACCGCGCGCTGAGGGCAGCTTGTGAGACGGGGCCGGTTTATCCGCTGTTTATCCGGGATGCGGCGGTCGACCGGCTGGGTGCTGCGCCGAAATGGCGGCTGGAGGCCGGGTTAGCGCGATTGGCGGGCGCGTTGGATGCGGCGGGGAGCCGGTTGATCCTGCGCAGCGGTGACGCGCTTGACGTATTGCAGGCGCTGATCGAAGAAACCGGAGCAGAGGCGGTGCATTGGCACCGGCTTTATGACCGGCAGGCACGGGCGCGGGACGAACGGGTGAAAACCACGCTCACCGCGTATGGGATAAAGGCGCAAAGTCACGCCGGGCACCTTCTGTTCGAGCCATGGCAAGTGCAGACCGCGGCGGGGGCCGGTTTCAAGGTCTTTACACCTTTTTGGAAGGCGATGCGCGGGCGCGACCCCGGCACGCCGCTGCTGCGCCCGCCCCGGATCGGAGCGCCGGATGTTTGGCCCGAGAGTGAGGCGCTGGAAAGCTGGGGACTGGGGCGGGCCATGCAACGCGGTGCGGCCATTGTCGCAAGGTACGAAGACCCCGGAGAGGCGGCGGCGCAGGCGCGGCTGGAGGCGTTCACTGATGGCGCTATGGCTGGCTATGGCCAGAGCCGCGATGCGTTGGGAGAGAGCGAGGGGAGTTCCGGCTTGTCGGGGTATCTGAGCCTTGGCGAAGTGTCGGCGCGTCAGGTATGGGCGGCCGCGTTCGGTTCGGAGCCGGGACCGGAGTCGAGGCGGGGGGCACGTCCGGGTGGCGAAGGTTTCCTGCGTCAGCTTGGCTGGCGCGAGTTTGCCTGGCATCTGTTGTTCCATTCCCCCGATATGCCGGATACGCCGTGGCGACCGGGTTGGGCGGATTTTCCTTGGCAAGAGACAAGCCCGGCGGCGCAGGCCTGGACCCGGGGGCAAACCGGGGTTGATCTGGTCGATGCGGCGATGCGTGAGCTTTACGTAACCGGGCGGATGCAGAACCGCGCGCGGATGGTGGTGGCGTCATACCTGACCAAGCATCTGATGGTGGATTGGCGGTTCGGGCAACGCTGGTTCGAGGACTGCCTGACCGATTGGGATGTCGCCAGCAACGCGCTGGGCTGGCAATGGGTGGCGGGCTGTGGGCCGGATGCCGCGCCGTTCTTTCGCATTTTCAACCCGGAGAGGCAGGCGGCGAAGTTCGATCCCGATGGCAGATACAGACAACGCTGGCTGGCAGAGGGGCAGGCGCGCCCGCCCGCCACGGCACTGGCGTTCTTTGAGGCGGTTCCGAAACATTGGCGGCTGCACCCGGATATGCCGCGCCCGGCCCCGGCGGTCACGCTCAGGCAGGGACGTGAACGCGCGCTGGCCGCGTGGCGTGCTACGAGAGGGTAG
- a CDS encoding DUF3772 domain-containing protein, with the protein MRALLLSLAFVMSAVFAMEAGPAAAQGAGAIGPPVATRAAPVKTTLGDTQGLAPDFDKWAQTATRAEAAVEAGRASDAALQRLREELVQWRATFTDAQSINSKTIQAVQAQLSALGPVPENGQEPEEIGAQRKQLTEQLAQLQAPGKTAQVALSRVNVLIGSIDQIVSQRQAAALLNRGPTPLNPGLWLDGVSALTDSFAKTGREVAAAWRSQSQRTALDNALPVVLVVGSIGLLLLFLGRRWTVRLSQRVLAERTTPLRWLVAFVLSLGQVILPIVGLVMLVVAGFQTGLVGFRTDPLLRALAGGGATLFVALWLGGRIFPKAGIAEKDATLTPLQMRAGRLIAGLSGLVLALNTVIGEIGQFDDWSRAVQAVIYFPLIIVGGILIWQAGALLRRHNQTLEEQADPENDAPRYSPRLYFFIGRGLAIAAFVGPVLAAAGYLEAAQRITFPLLSSLLLLAFVVVLQRVVAELYVLIRRREEARDGLVPVLAGLLLFLGAVPFLAVMWGVSPNQLQDYWHRAVQGVKLGDTTISPAVFLMFVVVFIIGFMATRLLQGVLKASVLPKTKMDIGAQSALIAGIGYVGIFLAALIAITSAGVDLTALGYVAGALSVGIGFGLQNIVSNFVSGIILLIERPISQGDWIEVNGTHGTVRDISVRSTRVETFDRSDVILPNADLITGTVTNYTRGNTVGRVIVPVGVAYGTDTRMVADLLLDIAKAHPMVLANPAPSVVFQGFGADSLDFEIRAILRDVNWVMSVKSEMNHQIAERFVKEGIEIPFAQRDIWLRNPEALVGGGAAQVTTEPQAAPEDPERGGSTRDTPPADPMRLDETDGEGDGDGDGGAR; encoded by the coding sequence TTGAGGGCACTTCTTCTTTCGCTTGCCTTTGTCATGAGTGCGGTTTTCGCCATGGAGGCGGGGCCGGCTGCGGCGCAGGGTGCTGGAGCGATTGGCCCGCCTGTGGCGACCAGGGCCGCCCCGGTCAAGACCACCCTTGGCGATACGCAGGGCTTGGCACCCGATTTTGACAAATGGGCGCAAACCGCGACACGCGCGGAAGCGGCGGTCGAGGCCGGGCGCGCGTCGGATGCGGCGTTGCAGCGGCTGCGCGAAGAACTTGTGCAGTGGCGCGCCACCTTTACCGACGCGCAATCCATCAACAGCAAGACGATCCAGGCGGTTCAGGCACAGCTCAGCGCGCTGGGTCCGGTGCCGGAGAATGGCCAGGAGCCCGAAGAAATTGGCGCGCAGCGCAAGCAGTTGACCGAACAGCTGGCGCAGTTGCAGGCGCCGGGAAAAACCGCTCAGGTGGCGCTTTCAAGGGTTAACGTGCTTATCGGCTCGATTGACCAGATCGTGAGCCAGCGCCAGGCGGCGGCATTGCTTAATCGCGGGCCGACACCGCTCAACCCCGGTCTTTGGCTGGACGGGGTGAGCGCGCTTACGGATTCGTTTGCCAAGACAGGCAGGGAAGTTGCGGCCGCGTGGCGCAGTCAGAGCCAGAGAACAGCGCTCGACAATGCCTTGCCGGTGGTGCTGGTCGTCGGGTCCATCGGGTTATTGCTGTTATTCCTGGGGCGACGCTGGACCGTGCGGCTGAGCCAAAGGGTGCTGGCGGAGCGCACCACGCCGCTGCGCTGGCTGGTGGCATTCGTGCTGTCGCTGGGGCAGGTCATCCTGCCGATTGTCGGGCTGGTCATGTTGGTGGTGGCGGGGTTTCAGACCGGGCTTGTCGGGTTCAGGACCGACCCGTTGTTGCGCGCGCTGGCCGGCGGCGGAGCCACGCTTTTCGTGGCGCTATGGCTGGGCGGGCGGATCTTTCCCAAGGCCGGAATCGCCGAGAAGGACGCGACGCTGACGCCATTGCAGATGCGTGCGGGGCGGTTGATTGCGGGGCTTAGCGGGCTGGTTCTTGCGCTTAACACGGTGATCGGGGAGATTGGCCAGTTCGATGACTGGTCACGCGCCGTGCAAGCGGTGATCTATTTTCCGCTGATCATCGTTGGCGGCATATTGATCTGGCAGGCCGGGGCGCTTTTGCGCCGCCATAATCAGACGCTGGAAGAACAGGCCGACCCGGAAAACGACGCGCCGCGTTACTCCCCACGACTTTACTTCTTCATTGGTCGCGGGCTTGCCATCGCGGCATTTGTTGGGCCGGTTCTGGCGGCGGCGGGCTATCTTGAGGCGGCCCAGCGGATTACATTCCCGCTGCTGTCATCGCTCCTGTTGCTGGCGTTCGTGGTCGTGCTTCAGCGGGTGGTGGCAGAGCTTTACGTGCTGATCCGGCGCCGCGAAGAGGCGCGTGACGGTCTTGTGCCGGTGCTTGCGGGCTTGTTGCTTTTCCTTGGTGCCGTGCCGTTTTTGGCGGTTATGTGGGGGGTATCTCCAAACCAGTTGCAGGATTACTGGCACCGGGCAGTGCAAGGGGTGAAGCTGGGCGACACCACGATCAGCCCGGCAGTGTTCCTGATGTTCGTGGTGGTTTTCATCATCGGCTTCATGGCGACACGGTTGTTGCAAGGCGTATTGAAGGCGAGCGTCCTGCCCAAGACGAAAATGGATATCGGGGCGCAAAGCGCGCTGATTGCCGGGATCGGCTATGTCGGGATTTTTCTGGCTGCGTTGATCGCCATCACCAGTGCCGGGGTCGATTTGACGGCGCTGGGCTATGTCGCGGGTGCGCTTTCGGTCGGGATCGGTTTTGGTTTGCAGAACATCGTTTCCAACTTTGTTTCTGGCATCATCCTGCTGATCGAGCGCCCGATTTCCCAAGGCGACTGGATCGAGGTGAACGGCACGCATGGGACGGTGCGCGATATCTCGGTGCGCTCCACGCGGGTGGAGACGTTCGACCGCTCTGATGTGATCCTGCCGAACGCCGATCTGATTACCGGGACGGTTACGAACTACACGCGCGGCAATACGGTGGGCCGGGTGATCGTGCCGGTGGGCGTGGCTTATGGCACTGATACGCGCATGGTCGCCGATCTTCTGCTTGATATCGCGAAGGCGCATCCGATGGTCTTGGCCAATCCGGCGCCGAGCGTGGTGTTTCAGGGGTTTGGGGCGGATTCGCTTGATTTTGAGATTCGCGCCATCCTGCGTGATGTGAACTGGGTCATGAGCGTGAAATCAGAAATGAATCACCAGATTGCGGAACGGTTTGTCAAAGAAGGGATCGAGATTCCATTTGCCCAGCGCGATATCTGGCTGCGCAACCCCGAAGCACTTGTCGGAGGCGGGGCTGCACAGGTCACCACAGAACCTCAGGCTGCCCCGGAAGACCCGGAACGCGGCGGCTCGACCCGTGATACGCCCCCCGCCGATCCGATGAGGCTTGACGAGACTGACGGCGAGGGCGATGGCGATGGCGACGGAGGCGCGCGTTGA
- a CDS encoding GNAT family N-acetyltransferase, with amino-acid sequence MQRGWKIRALAAGDAVALCHLIEALAAHHGDVAEVKSAQVMRDCLGTDAVLRTLVAQAQGKLIGYAAAMPRVQLQFGRRGAELHHLFVAREWRGRGVGRGLMRATMAMVAREMGAEFMVVGTEPENLRAQGFYTAFGLRALGGAGPRFAIRLSD; translated from the coding sequence ATGCAACGGGGTTGGAAGATCCGGGCGTTGGCCGCGGGAGATGCGGTGGCGCTTTGCCATCTGATCGAGGCATTGGCGGCGCATCATGGCGATGTGGCTGAGGTTAAGAGCGCGCAGGTGATGCGGGATTGTCTGGGCACGGATGCCGTGCTGCGGACGTTGGTGGCGCAGGCGCAGGGGAAACTGATCGGCTATGCGGCGGCGATGCCGAGGGTGCAGCTTCAGTTCGGGCGGCGCGGGGCGGAATTGCACCACCTATTCGTGGCGCGCGAGTGGCGGGGCCGCGGCGTTGGCCGGGGATTGATGCGGGCGACGATGGCAATGGTGGCGCGCGAGATGGGGGCAGAGTTCATGGTTGTCGGGACCGAGCCCGAGAATCTGCGTGCGCAGGGTTTCTATACGGCGTTCGGGTTGCGCGCGCTTGGCGGTGCGGGGCCGCGCTTTGCCATCAGGTTGAGCGATTGA
- a CDS encoding BCCT family transporter: MADETTNEGIPAPQGAADVIDTDYEIGQDNIEAQLGPFGLDIHNPVFLISALSIVAFVAYALIAPQQAAEFFGWLRPMLTSTFDWFFMWSANIFVLFCLFLIVSPWGAVRLGGSDAVPDYGYVGWFSMLFAAGMGIGLMFFGVLEPVYHMAVSEPLGVPSPIAPDGTIIAANVEAAKRMGLAATSYHWALHPWAIYAVVALALALFSFNKGLPLTIRSAFYPIFGERIWGWPGHIVDTLAVFATLFGLATSLGFGAQQANAGLHHVFGVPTSITVQVILIIGITGVALFSVLRGLDGGVKLLSEINMVIAAVLLVFVLFAAGAGLILADFWEGLVAYAENVIPLSNPFGRTDLDYMDGWTAFYWAWWISWSPFVGMFIARVSRGRTVREFLVCVLIIPSIVCLLWMAVFGGSAINDVLSNPATSQVKAQVIDAYNLPLSLFAMLESLPLASITSTIGVVLVIVFFVTSSDSGSLVIDTITAGGKVDAPVPQRVFWCSFEGLVAIALLMGGGLGALQAMVISTGLPFTVILLMICYAIFQGLRSERRS, translated from the coding sequence ATGGCCGATGAAACGACAAACGAAGGCATCCCGGCGCCGCAAGGCGCGGCAGATGTGATTGATACCGATTACGAGATCGGACAGGATAATATTGAAGCTCAGCTCGGCCCGTTCGGGCTTGATATTCACAACCCCGTTTTTCTGATTTCGGCGCTCTCGATCGTGGCGTTCGTGGCTTATGCGTTGATCGCGCCGCAGCAAGCGGCGGAGTTCTTTGGCTGGTTGAGGCCAATGCTGACCAGCACGTTTGACTGGTTCTTCATGTGGTCGGCCAATATCTTCGTTCTGTTTTGCTTGTTTCTGATTGTCAGCCCGTGGGGGGCCGTGCGTTTGGGCGGATCGGATGCGGTGCCGGATTACGGTTATGTCGGCTGGTTTTCGATGCTGTTTGCCGCTGGCATGGGCATCGGGCTGATGTTCTTTGGCGTGCTGGAGCCGGTTTATCATATGGCGGTGTCGGAACCTCTGGGCGTGCCCAGCCCGATTGCACCCGATGGCACCATTATCGCGGCCAATGTGGAGGCGGCCAAGCGTATGGGATTGGCGGCGACCTCGTATCACTGGGCGTTGCACCCATGGGCGATTTATGCCGTGGTCGCGCTGGCGCTGGCGCTGTTTTCGTTCAACAAGGGGCTGCCATTGACCATCCGGTCGGCGTTTTATCCGATCTTCGGAGAGCGGATTTGGGGCTGGCCGGGGCATATTGTCGACACGCTTGCCGTGTTTGCGACGCTCTTCGGGTTGGCGACGTCGCTGGGCTTTGGTGCGCAGCAGGCCAATGCCGGGCTGCACCATGTCTTTGGCGTTCCCACTAGCATCACGGTGCAGGTGATCCTGATTATCGGGATCACGGGTGTCGCGCTTTTCTCGGTGTTGCGCGGGCTTGATGGGGGCGTGAAGCTCTTGTCGGAGATCAACATGGTGATTGCGGCGGTGCTGCTTGTGTTCGTGCTGTTTGCCGCCGGGGCCGGGCTCATTCTTGCTGATTTCTGGGAAGGGCTGGTCGCTTATGCAGAGAACGTGATTCCGCTGTCGAATCCGTTTGGCCGGACTGACCTTGATTATATGGATGGCTGGACAGCGTTTTACTGGGCTTGGTGGATCAGCTGGAGCCCGTTTGTCGGCATGTTCATCGCGCGGGTGAGCCGCGGGCGGACAGTGCGTGAGTTTCTTGTGTGCGTGCTGATTATCCCGTCGATCGTCTGTTTGTTGTGGATGGCGGTGTTTGGCGGCTCGGCGATCAACGATGTGTTGTCCAACCCGGCCACCAGTCAGGTGAAGGCGCAGGTCATTGACGCCTATAACCTGCCGCTGTCGCTTTTTGCGATGCTGGAAAGTCTGCCGCTGGCCTCGATTACCTCGACCATCGGGGTTGTTCTGGTGATTGTGTTCTTCGTGACGTCATCGGATAGCGGCTCTCTGGTGATCGACACGATCACGGCGGGCGGCAAGGTTGATGCCCCCGTGCCGCAGCGCGTGTTCTGGTGCTCGTTCGAAGGGCTGGTGGCAATTGCCCTATTGATGGGCGGCGGTCTTGGCGCGTTGCAGGCGATGGTAATCTCGACCGGGTTGCCGTTCACGGTGATCCTGTTGATGATCTGTTACGCGATCTTTCAGGGGCTTCGAAGCGAAAGGCGCAGTTGA
- a CDS encoding TrgA family protein produces the protein MPTSSRLASAILYAVLAWVISGMVMALVPDRQEFGLFQPVNAVIGLLVGWFIVGSRLGVDYVTAMGIGFTGMATTIFWCLFAHSFNEMLRLAFARRYDGALEAIIAVFKIAIDYAAYLANGPVLVAATLGGMMAGVIAEYVHRRWS, from the coding sequence ATGCCAACATCCTCCCGACTGGCTTCCGCGATCCTGTATGCCGTCCTGGCCTGGGTGATTTCAGGGATGGTGATGGCGCTGGTTCCTGACCGGCAGGAATTTGGTCTTTTCCAGCCAGTGAATGCGGTGATCGGGCTTTTGGTGGGTTGGTTCATCGTCGGTTCGCGCCTTGGTGTCGACTATGTTACCGCGATGGGGATCGGGTTCACCGGCATGGCGACGACGATTTTCTGGTGTCTGTTTGCGCATTCGTTCAACGAGATGCTGCGCCTTGCGTTTGCCCGGCGCTATGACGGGGCGTTGGAGGCAATCATTGCGGTGTTCAAGATCGCGATTGATTATGCGGCCTATCTTGCCAACGGGCCGGTTTTGGTGGCGGCGACGCTTGGCGGAATGATGGCCGGGGTGATTGCGGAATACGTTCATCGGCGCTGGTCCTGA
- a CDS encoding cysteine synthase A encodes MPARLIASDLAEAVGHTPLIKLRRASEATGCTILGKAEFLNPGQSVKDRAALYIIRDAVAKGALKPGGTIVEGTAGNTGIGLALVGSSMGFKTVIVIPETQSEEKKDMLRLAGAELVQVPAKPYRNPNNFVRYSERLAKALAETTPEGVIWANQFDNVANRQAHIETTGPEIWEQTGGKVDGFICAVGSGGTLVGTAMALQPKGVKIGLADPMGAGLYSFYTTGEIAMEGGSIAEGIGQVRITANLEGFTPDMAYQIPDAEALPYIFDLLEHEGLCLGGSSGINVAGAVRMAREMGPGHTIVTVLADYGTRYQSKLFNPTFLREKELPVPGWLDRAAVDIPQVFEATE; translated from the coding sequence ATGCCTGCTCGCCTAATCGCCTCTGATCTTGCCGAAGCAGTGGGGCACACTCCGCTGATCAAGCTTCGCCGTGCCAGCGAAGCAACCGGCTGTACCATTTTGGGCAAAGCCGAATTTCTTAATCCGGGCCAGTCGGTGAAAGACCGCGCGGCGCTTTATATCATTCGTGATGCGGTGGCGAAGGGTGCATTGAAGCCCGGCGGCACGATTGTCGAAGGTACGGCTGGCAATACCGGCATAGGCCTTGCTTTGGTGGGATCGTCGATGGGGTTCAAGACCGTAATCGTCATCCCCGAGACGCAAAGCGAGGAAAAAAAGGACATGCTGCGGCTGGCGGGCGCGGAATTGGTGCAGGTGCCTGCCAAGCCATATCGCAATCCGAACAATTTCGTGCGCTATTCCGAGCGGCTTGCCAAGGCGCTGGCCGAGACGACGCCCGAGGGGGTGATCTGGGCCAACCAGTTTGACAATGTGGCCAACCGGCAGGCGCATATCGAGACCACAGGGCCGGAAATCTGGGAGCAGACCGGCGGTAAGGTCGATGGTTTCATCTGTGCAGTAGGGTCGGGCGGCACGCTTGTCGGCACGGCGATGGCGCTGCAACCAAAGGGCGTGAAAATCGGCTTGGCTGATCCGATGGGCGCGGGGCTTTACAGCTTTTACACCACTGGCGAGATCGCCATGGAGGGTGGCTCTATCGCTGAAGGCATCGGTCAGGTGCGGATCACCGCCAATCTTGAAGGGTTTACCCCCGACATGGCGTATCAGATTCCCGATGCGGAGGCGCTGCCATATATTTTTGACCTGCTGGAGCATGAGGGGCTTTGCCTTGGTGGCTCGTCGGGTATCAACGTGGCGGGGGCAGTGCGCATGGCGCGCGAGATGGGGCCGGGACATACCATTGTAACGGTGCTTGCGGATTACGGGACGCGCTATCAGTCGAAACTTTTCAACCCGACATTCCTGCGGGAGAAAGAGTTGCCAGTACCGGGATGGCTTGACCGGGCGGCGGTGGATATTCCGCAGGTTTTTGAAGCGACCGAATGA
- a CDS encoding aminotransferase class V-fold PLP-dependent enzyme produces the protein MKLDMEFVRGQFPAFEVPALKGQAFFENAGGSYTSRFVIERLERFYRERKVQPYAPYEASRLAGAEMDEARTRLAAVLGVANDELSFGPSTTANTYVLAQAVRQWMSPGEAIIVTDQDHEANTGPWRRLASEGIEIREWKIDRDTGHLDPAYLDGLLDENVRLVCFPHCSNVVGEVNPVTEITAMAHAAGAFVCVDGVSYAPHGVPDVGALGPDIYLFSAYKTYGPHQGIMVIRRALGEMLPNQGHYFNADTLYKRFTPAGPDHAQVAACAGMVDYIEALADHHGIGGTAVERGAGVHDLMRAHEVALLQPLLDYLGARNDARVLGPAQAGERAPTVAVALEQPGEPVAARLARHGIMAGGGDFYAVRALEAQGINPKAGVLRLSFVHYTTEAEVTQLIKALDAEL, from the coding sequence ATGAAACTCGATATGGAATTCGTGCGGGGGCAGTTTCCCGCGTTTGAAGTGCCTGCCCTGAAAGGTCAGGCTTTCTTTGAGAATGCGGGCGGCTCTTATACCTCGCGGTTTGTGATTGAGCGGCTGGAGCGGTTTTACCGCGAACGCAAGGTGCAGCCCTATGCACCCTATGAAGCGAGCCGTCTTGCGGGCGCGGAAATGGACGAGGCGCGCACGCGATTGGCCGCCGTTCTGGGTGTCGCGAATGACGAGCTTTCCTTTGGGCCATCGACCACGGCAAATACCTATGTTCTGGCGCAGGCGGTCCGGCAATGGATGAGCCCCGGTGAGGCGATCATCGTGACCGATCAGGACCACGAGGCCAATACCGGCCCGTGGCGGCGATTGGCCAGCGAGGGCATCGAGATACGCGAGTGGAAGATCGACCGGGATACCGGGCATCTTGACCCGGCGTATTTGGACGGTCTGTTGGATGAGAACGTGCGGTTGGTGTGTTTTCCGCATTGCTCGAATGTGGTGGGCGAGGTCAACCCGGTCACGGAAATTACCGCGATGGCCCATGCGGCGGGGGCGTTTGTTTGCGTTGACGGGGTTTCTTACGCGCCGCACGGGGTGCCTGATGTGGGGGCGCTGGGGCCGGATATCTATCTGTTTTCGGCCTACAAGACCTATGGGCCTCATCAGGGTATCATGGTGATCCGGCGCGCACTTGGTGAAATGCTGCCAAATCAGGGGCATTATTTCAACGCCGATACATTATACAAACGCTTCACCCCGGCGGGGCCGGATCATGCGCAGGTGGCGGCCTGTGCGGGGATGGTGGATTACATCGAGGCGCTGGCCGATCATCACGGCATCGGCGGCACAGCTGTGGAGCGCGGTGCGGGGGTGCATGATCTGATGCGGGCGCATGAAGTGGCGTTGTTGCAGCCACTGCTGGATTATCTGGGGGCGCGCAATGATGCGCGGGTGCTTGGCCCTGCGCAGGCGGGTGAACGGGCACCGACGGTGGCGGTGGCGCTGGAGCAGCCGGGCGAACCCGTGGCGGCGCGGTTGGCGCGCCACGGGATCATGGCAGGCGGCGGCGATTTCTATGCCGTGCGCGCGCTGGAGGCGCAGGGTATCAACCCGAAAGCGGGCGTGCTGCGATTGAGTTTTGTGCATTACACGACCGAAGCGGAAGTCACTCAGCTTATCAAGGCGCTGGACGCGGAACTTTGA
- a CDS encoding NUDIX domain-containing protein produces MAKNLFLYGTLRHLPLLELVAGESVKTLAPVSAMLPDYRVLWADGHGFPLIEEAAGARAEGLLLRDVAETVQKRLDFYELGFGYDLREIVVDGPEGASEAAMIYFPQAGLWQPGRAFGLDDWVRDFWPITRHSAREVMGYLGQLSAEDVARRYKMILSRAAARAAAEAAPAPCDLRRTGRVDDVALREDQASHQGFYLLKTLALRHARFDGTKSEEVVREVFVTGDAATVLPYDPVRDRVMLIEQFRIGPYERNDPCPWLLEPVAGRIDGGETGETTAVREAVEEAGLKLDRVERIAGYYPSPGCSSEFLESFVGIADLPDGIEGLGGVADEQEDIRSHVLPFEAALRLIETGEANNGPLILSLLWLQRERSRLRNAATASG; encoded by the coding sequence GTGGCGAAGAACCTTTTTCTTTATGGCACGTTGCGGCATCTGCCGTTGCTTGAACTGGTGGCCGGGGAGTCCGTGAAGACGCTGGCACCGGTGTCGGCGATGTTGCCGGATTACCGGGTGCTTTGGGCCGATGGACATGGCTTTCCGCTGATCGAGGAGGCGGCGGGCGCGCGCGCCGAGGGATTGTTGCTGCGCGACGTGGCGGAGACCGTTCAAAAGCGGCTTGATTTCTATGAGCTGGGCTTTGGTTATGATTTGCGCGAGATCGTGGTGGACGGGCCGGAGGGCGCAAGCGAGGCTGCGATGATCTATTTTCCGCAAGCCGGGTTGTGGCAGCCGGGCAGGGCGTTCGGGCTTGATGACTGGGTGCGAGATTTCTGGCCGATCACCCGCCATTCGGCGCGTGAAGTGATGGGGTATTTGGGCCAATTGAGCGCCGAAGACGTGGCGCGACGTTACAAGATGATCCTGTCGCGCGCGGCGGCGCGGGCGGCGGCTGAAGCTGCCCCGGCACCTTGCGATCTGCGCCGGACGGGGCGGGTTGATGACGTTGCGTTGCGCGAGGATCAGGCCTCGCATCAAGGGTTTTACCTGCTCAAGACGCTCGCCTTGCGCCACGCACGATTTGACGGCACGAAAAGCGAAGAAGTGGTGCGCGAAGTGTTTGTCACTGGCGATGCCGCAACGGTGCTGCCTTATGATCCGGTGCGCGACCGGGTGATGTTGATCGAACAGTTCCGGATTGGCCCGTATGAGCGGAATGATCCTTGCCCGTGGCTGCTTGAGCCGGTGGCAGGGCGGATCGACGGTGGGGAGACCGGCGAAACGACCGCGGTGCGCGAGGCGGTGGAAGAAGCCGGGCTGAAGCTTGACCGAGTTGAGCGGATTGCGGGGTATTACCCAAGCCCCGGTTGTTCGAGCGAGTTTCTTGAGAGTTTTGTTGGCATTGCCGATCTGCCGGATGGCATCGAAGGGCTTGGCGGGGTGGCCGATGAGCAGGAGGACATCCGTAGCCATGTTCTGCCGTTTGAGGCGGCGTTGCGATTGATCGAGACTGGCGAGGCCAATAACGGGCCGTTGATCCTGTCGCTGTTATGGCTTCAGCGTGAGCGGTCACGACTGCGTAATGCCGCGACTGCATCGGGTTGA
- a CDS encoding HIT family protein, producing MSYDSDNIFAKILRGEVPSEMLFEDDETYAFMDIMPRADGHCLVIPKTPCRNILDASPTQMAAVMVTVQKMARAVTQAFDAGGVTLQQFNEAPGGQEVFHLHFHVLPRHEGVTLRPPGKMEDFAVISANAQKIRAALAALG from the coding sequence ATGAGCTATGACAGTGACAATATATTTGCGAAGATCCTGCGCGGCGAAGTGCCAAGCGAGATGCTTTTTGAGGATGACGAGACATATGCATTCATGGACATCATGCCGCGCGCCGATGGGCATTGTCTGGTGATCCCGAAGACGCCGTGCCGCAATATCCTTGATGCAAGCCCGACGCAGATGGCGGCGGTGATGGTGACGGTGCAGAAGATGGCGCGTGCGGTGACGCAGGCCTTTGATGCGGGTGGCGTGACGTTACAGCAATTCAACGAAGCACCGGGCGGGCAGGAAGTGTTTCATCTGCATTTTCATGTGCTGCCCCGGCATGAGGGCGTGACGTTGCGCCCGCCGGGCAAGATGGAAGATTTCGCGGTGATCAGCGCCAATGCGCAGAAGATCAGAGCCGCGTTGGCGGCGCTTGGCTGA